In Rattus norvegicus strain BN/NHsdMcwi chromosome 1, GRCr8, whole genome shotgun sequence, a genomic segment contains:
- the Batf2 gene encoding basic leucine zipper transcriptional factor ATF-like 2 — MQLCGSGVLLTGTDLEESQKQLKKKQKNRLAAQRSRQKHTSKADALHQQHESLEKQNHALRKEIQALQSELARWGRTLHLHERLCGVGCGPCPALLPSGCPVQAKQLSGQPAPHGYHGCQEQLFQTPGSSPRAQQLSPGPCYHESPGLLPFPLPSLSSDPLMVRTPLAQLSPSPALSALSSGSSRLGSFSKFDALIPSPPDQLVSPQRLRLEQPTSGRLASSDSPAALGPERPQNGEHLPTQSGSPTHWQKSPVDPSPQALTAFPLLSSAKVHF; from the exons GACCTCGAGGAGTctcagaaacagctgaagaagaagcagaagaaccGGTTGGCTGCCCAGCGCAGCCGGCAGAAGCACACCAGTAAGGCGGATGCTCTACACCAG CAGCACGAGTCCTTGGAGAAACAAAACCACGCCCTTCGGAAGGAGATCCAGGCCTTGCAGTCTGAGCTGGCAAGATGGGGCCGGACACTGCATCTGCATGAACGACTGTGCGGAGTGGGCTGTGGTCCATGCCCTGCTCTGCTGCCCTCTGGATGCCCAGTCCAGGCCAAGCAACTCTCAGGACAACCTGCCCCTCATGGATACCATGGCTGCCAGGAACAACTGTTCCAGACTCCTGGCTCCTCTCCCCGAGCCCAGCAGCTCTCTCCAGGCCCATGCTATCATGAGTCTCCTggcctcctccctttccccctgccCTCACTGTCCTCGGACCCTCTCATGGTGAGGACACCTCTAGCCCAGCTATCCCCCAGCCCTGCCCTGTCTGCATTATCATCTGGTTCCAGCCGGCTGGGGTCTTTCTCTAAGTTTGATGCCCTCATACCCAGTCCCCCAGACCAGCTGGTCTCTCCACAGCGCCTCAGGCTGGAGCAGCCCACCAGTGGGAGGCTGGCATCCTCCGACTCTCCAGCTGCTCTAGGACCAGAGCGTCCACAGAACGGAGAGCATTTGCCTACACAGTCTGGCTCCCCGACTCATTGGCAGAAGTCACCTGTGGACCCTAGCCCACAAGCCCTCACAGCCTTCCCCCTGCTCTCTTCTGCAAAAGTCCACTTCTAG
- the Batf2 gene encoding basic leucine zipper transcriptional factor ATF-like 2 isoform X1: METCRPLLCQADTLQDLEESQKQLKKKQKNRLAAQRSRQKHTSKADALHQQHESLEKQNHALRKEIQALQSELARWGRTLHLHERLCGVGCGPCPALLPSGCPVQAKQLSGQPAPHGYHGCQEQLFQTPGSSPRAQQLSPGPCYHESPGLLPFPLPSLSSDPLMVRTPLAQLSPSPALSALSSGSSRLGSFSKFDALIPSPPDQLVSPQRLRLEQPTSGRLASSDSPAALGPERPQNGEHLPTQSGSPTHWQKSPVDPSPQALTAFPLLSSAKVHF, from the exons ATGGAGACTTGTAGACCTCTTCTGTGCCAGGCAGATACTCTTCAG GACCTCGAGGAGTctcagaaacagctgaagaagaagcagaagaaccGGTTGGCTGCCCAGCGCAGCCGGCAGAAGCACACCAGTAAGGCGGATGCTCTACACCAG CAGCACGAGTCCTTGGAGAAACAAAACCACGCCCTTCGGAAGGAGATCCAGGCCTTGCAGTCTGAGCTGGCAAGATGGGGCCGGACACTGCATCTGCATGAACGACTGTGCGGAGTGGGCTGTGGTCCATGCCCTGCTCTGCTGCCCTCTGGATGCCCAGTCCAGGCCAAGCAACTCTCAGGACAACCTGCCCCTCATGGATACCATGGCTGCCAGGAACAACTGTTCCAGACTCCTGGCTCCTCTCCCCGAGCCCAGCAGCTCTCTCCAGGCCCATGCTATCATGAGTCTCCTggcctcctccctttccccctgccCTCACTGTCCTCGGACCCTCTCATGGTGAGGACACCTCTAGCCCAGCTATCCCCCAGCCCTGCCCTGTCTGCATTATCATCTGGTTCCAGCCGGCTGGGGTCTTTCTCTAAGTTTGATGCCCTCATACCCAGTCCCCCAGACCAGCTGGTCTCTCCACAGCGCCTCAGGCTGGAGCAGCCCACCAGTGGGAGGCTGGCATCCTCCGACTCTCCAGCTGCTCTAGGACCAGAGCGTCCACAGAACGGAGAGCATTTGCCTACACAGTCTGGCTCCCCGACTCATTGGCAGAAGTCACCTGTGGACCCTAGCCCACAAGCCCTCACAGCCTTCCCCCTGCTCTCTTCTGCAAAAGTCCACTTCTAG
- the Batf2 gene encoding basic leucine zipper transcriptional factor ATF-like 2 isoform X3 yields MQLCGSGVLLTGTDLEESQKQLKKKQKNRLAAQRSRQKHTSKADALHQHESLEKQNHALRKEIQALQSELARWGRTLHLHERLCGVGCGPCPALLPSGCPVQAKQLSGQPAPHGYHGCQEQLFQTPGSSPRAQQLSPGPCYHESPGLLPFPLPSLSSDPLMVRTPLAQLSPSPALSALSSGSSRLGSFSKFDALIPSPPDQLVSPQRLRLEQPTSGRLASSDSPAALGPERPQNGEHLPTQSGSPTHWQKSPVDPSPQALTAFPLLSSAKVHF; encoded by the exons GACCTCGAGGAGTctcagaaacagctgaagaagaagcagaagaaccGGTTGGCTGCCCAGCGCAGCCGGCAGAAGCACACCAGTAAGGCGGATGCTCTACACCAG CACGAGTCCTTGGAGAAACAAAACCACGCCCTTCGGAAGGAGATCCAGGCCTTGCAGTCTGAGCTGGCAAGATGGGGCCGGACACTGCATCTGCATGAACGACTGTGCGGAGTGGGCTGTGGTCCATGCCCTGCTCTGCTGCCCTCTGGATGCCCAGTCCAGGCCAAGCAACTCTCAGGACAACCTGCCCCTCATGGATACCATGGCTGCCAGGAACAACTGTTCCAGACTCCTGGCTCCTCTCCCCGAGCCCAGCAGCTCTCTCCAGGCCCATGCTATCATGAGTCTCCTggcctcctccctttccccctgccCTCACTGTCCTCGGACCCTCTCATGGTGAGGACACCTCTAGCCCAGCTATCCCCCAGCCCTGCCCTGTCTGCATTATCATCTGGTTCCAGCCGGCTGGGGTCTTTCTCTAAGTTTGATGCCCTCATACCCAGTCCCCCAGACCAGCTGGTCTCTCCACAGCGCCTCAGGCTGGAGCAGCCCACCAGTGGGAGGCTGGCATCCTCCGACTCTCCAGCTGCTCTAGGACCAGAGCGTCCACAGAACGGAGAGCATTTGCCTACACAGTCTGGCTCCCCGACTCATTGGCAGAAGTCACCTGTGGACCCTAGCCCACAAGCCCTCACAGCCTTCCCCCTGCTCTCTTCTGCAAAAGTCCACTTCTAG
- the Batf2 gene encoding basic leucine zipper transcriptional factor ATF-like 2 isoform X2, protein METCRPLLCQADTLQDLEESQKQLKKKQKNRLAAQRSRQKHTSKADALHQHESLEKQNHALRKEIQALQSELARWGRTLHLHERLCGVGCGPCPALLPSGCPVQAKQLSGQPAPHGYHGCQEQLFQTPGSSPRAQQLSPGPCYHESPGLLPFPLPSLSSDPLMVRTPLAQLSPSPALSALSSGSSRLGSFSKFDALIPSPPDQLVSPQRLRLEQPTSGRLASSDSPAALGPERPQNGEHLPTQSGSPTHWQKSPVDPSPQALTAFPLLSSAKVHF, encoded by the exons ATGGAGACTTGTAGACCTCTTCTGTGCCAGGCAGATACTCTTCAG GACCTCGAGGAGTctcagaaacagctgaagaagaagcagaagaaccGGTTGGCTGCCCAGCGCAGCCGGCAGAAGCACACCAGTAAGGCGGATGCTCTACACCAG CACGAGTCCTTGGAGAAACAAAACCACGCCCTTCGGAAGGAGATCCAGGCCTTGCAGTCTGAGCTGGCAAGATGGGGCCGGACACTGCATCTGCATGAACGACTGTGCGGAGTGGGCTGTGGTCCATGCCCTGCTCTGCTGCCCTCTGGATGCCCAGTCCAGGCCAAGCAACTCTCAGGACAACCTGCCCCTCATGGATACCATGGCTGCCAGGAACAACTGTTCCAGACTCCTGGCTCCTCTCCCCGAGCCCAGCAGCTCTCTCCAGGCCCATGCTATCATGAGTCTCCTggcctcctccctttccccctgccCTCACTGTCCTCGGACCCTCTCATGGTGAGGACACCTCTAGCCCAGCTATCCCCCAGCCCTGCCCTGTCTGCATTATCATCTGGTTCCAGCCGGCTGGGGTCTTTCTCTAAGTTTGATGCCCTCATACCCAGTCCCCCAGACCAGCTGGTCTCTCCACAGCGCCTCAGGCTGGAGCAGCCCACCAGTGGGAGGCTGGCATCCTCCGACTCTCCAGCTGCTCTAGGACCAGAGCGTCCACAGAACGGAGAGCATTTGCCTACACAGTCTGGCTCCCCGACTCATTGGCAGAAGTCACCTGTGGACCCTAGCCCACAAGCCCTCACAGCCTTCCCCCTGCTCTCTTCTGCAAAAGTCCACTTCTAG